In Hyperolius riggenbachi isolate aHypRig1 chromosome 10, aHypRig1.pri, whole genome shotgun sequence, a genomic segment contains:
- the LOC137534444 gene encoding gastrula zinc finger protein XlCGF48.2-like isoform X2 — MRGNRAETLLGLEEEKKGVSCIDHMTMPMRMKEVQNHMTERILGLTLEIIYLLTGEDCEVVKKITGELLTSRSLFYPTDGPSNRNPPERCNQGEDVITVRAVAKQEPEETYVSGEEPCKEKKSPLKISTDGSSSRNPPERCTGPLYSQDCPQEDPPTPHHYQDEDVIIIKTEIKEEPEDTYVVDDESCEEGEEIPAQISTDGSCNRNPPDRWTGPLYSQNCPQEDHTIPHHYQSEEITGMRDEDIYGTHLMGDRRSTVEDGHNVGNTSERRLTSPPDCNAEGNGITQYSPGGNSITGNTHHRLYHGTPAPSTSDKSLPTSTTVTLNTEPQYDRVDRATDLCSEEPSDRSHPFTLSLHPSCQTSDTPKNLLNCDGPSCTLHTVTENFKKGLSCPEGRYNSNHDPHLRRHTGDPPFTCSECGKCFTRKSNLLKHTISHTSEHSYLCLECGKGFNCKGTLQIHKKIHTEVRPFLCVECGKCFTEKAHLTRHQRKHTGERPFLCPECGKGFSQKVHLLTHHRIHTGERPFACSECEKKFSDKRNLNRHLKEIHHRY, encoded by the exons ATGagaggaaacagagcagagacgTTGTTGGGACTGGAagaagaaaag AAAGGAGTTTCCTGTATAGATCACATGACCATGCCAATGAGGATGAAGGAGGTCCAGAatcacatgactgagaggatattAGGCCTCACACTAGAGATCATctacctgctgactggagag GACTGTGAGGTAGTGAAGAAGATAACTGGGGAGCTGCTGACGTCCAGAAGCCTTTTTTATCCTACAGATGGACCCAGTAATAGAaatccaccagagagatgtaatcAG GGTGAAGATGTGATTACTGTTAGAGCAGTTGCTAAACAGGAACCAGAGGAGACGTATGTAAGCGGTGAAGAGCCGTGTAAGGAGAAGAAAAGTCCTTTAAAGATCAGCACAG ATGGATCCAGtagcagaaacccaccagagagatgtacaggtcctctttattcccaggattgtccacaggaggatccccccaccccccaccattatcag GATGAAGATGTGATTATAATTAAAACAGAAATTAAAGAAGAGCCAGAAGACACATATGTAGTGGATGATGAGTcatgtgaggagggggaggaaattcctgcacagatcagcacag atggatcctgtaacagaaacccaccagacagatggacaggtcctctttattcccagaattgtccacaggaagatcacaccatcccccaccattatcag AGTGAAGAAATTACTGGAATGAGAGATGAAGATATATATGGGACCCACCTGATGGGTGATCGTCGATCTACAGTGGAGG ATGGACACAATGTCGGGAACACCTCAGAGAGACGTCTTACTTCACCTCCAGATTGTAATGCAGAAGGTAATGGCATCACACAATATTCTCCTGGAGGAAACTCCATTACTGGAAATACACATCACAGACTTTACCATGGAACACCAGCCCCCTCTACTAGTGACAAATCTCTTCCTACATCAACCACTGTTACCCTGAATACCGAGCCACAATATGACCGTGTGGATAGAGCAACTGATCTCTGTTCTGAGGAACCTTCCGACAGATCGCATCCTTTTACTCTATCTCTCCACCCAAGCTGTCAGACTTCTGATACACCCAAAAATCTGCTTAATTGTGATGGACCTTCCTGTACGTTACACACTGTTACAGAGAACTTTAAAAAGGGATTATCTTGTCCTGAAGGCAGATACAATTCCAACCATGATCCACATCTGAGAAGGCACACAGGGGATCCACCTTtcacatgttcagagtgtgggaaatgtttcactcgAAAATCCAACCTTTTGAAGCACACGATAAGTCACACAAGCGAGCACTCCTATTTGTGTttggagtgtgggaaaggttttaacTGTAAAGGAACCCTTCAGATACACAAGAAAATTCACACAGAAGTGCGCCCATTCTTATGTGTAGAGTGCGGGAAATGCTTCACTGAGAAAGCCCACCTTACTAGACACCAAAGAAAGCACACGGGGGAGCGTCCTTTTctgtgtccagagtgtgggaaaggtttcagtCAAAAAGTACATCTTCTTACGCACCACAGAATTCACACCGGCGAGAGACCTTTtgcatgttcagagtgtgagaaaaAGTTTTCAGACAAACGAAATCTAAATCGGCATCTAAAAGAGATCCATCACAGATATTAG
- the LOC137534444 gene encoding gastrula zinc finger protein XlCGF48.2-like isoform X1 produces the protein MRGNRAETLLGLEEEKKGVSCIDHMTMPMRMKEVQNHMTERILGLTLEIIYLLTGEDCEVVKKITGELLTSRSLFYPTDGPSNRNPPERCNQGEDVITVRAVAKQEPEETYVSGEEPCKEKKSPLKISTDGSSSRNPPERCTGPLYSQDCPQEDPPTPHHYQDEDVIIIKTEIKEEPEDTYVVDDESCEEGEEIPAQISTVSVFPTDGSCNRNPPDRWTGPLYSQNCPQEDHTIPHHYQSEEITGMRDEDIYGTHLMGDRRSTVEDGHNVGNTSERRLTSPPDCNAEGNGITQYSPGGNSITGNTHHRLYHGTPAPSTSDKSLPTSTTVTLNTEPQYDRVDRATDLCSEEPSDRSHPFTLSLHPSCQTSDTPKNLLNCDGPSCTLHTVTENFKKGLSCPEGRYNSNHDPHLRRHTGDPPFTCSECGKCFTRKSNLLKHTISHTSEHSYLCLECGKGFNCKGTLQIHKKIHTEVRPFLCVECGKCFTEKAHLTRHQRKHTGERPFLCPECGKGFSQKVHLLTHHRIHTGERPFACSECEKKFSDKRNLNRHLKEIHHRY, from the exons ATGagaggaaacagagcagagacgTTGTTGGGACTGGAagaagaaaag AAAGGAGTTTCCTGTATAGATCACATGACCATGCCAATGAGGATGAAGGAGGTCCAGAatcacatgactgagaggatattAGGCCTCACACTAGAGATCATctacctgctgactggagag GACTGTGAGGTAGTGAAGAAGATAACTGGGGAGCTGCTGACGTCCAGAAGCCTTTTTTATCCTACAGATGGACCCAGTAATAGAaatccaccagagagatgtaatcAG GGTGAAGATGTGATTACTGTTAGAGCAGTTGCTAAACAGGAACCAGAGGAGACGTATGTAAGCGGTGAAGAGCCGTGTAAGGAGAAGAAAAGTCCTTTAAAGATCAGCACAG ATGGATCCAGtagcagaaacccaccagagagatgtacaggtcctctttattcccaggattgtccacaggaggatccccccaccccccaccattatcag GATGAAGATGTGATTATAATTAAAACAGAAATTAAAGAAGAGCCAGAAGACACATATGTAGTGGATGATGAGTcatgtgaggagggggaggaaattcctgcacagatcagcacag tcagtgtgtttcctacagatggatcctgtaacagaaacccaccagacagatggacaggtcctctttattcccagaattgtccacaggaagatcacaccatcccccaccattatcag AGTGAAGAAATTACTGGAATGAGAGATGAAGATATATATGGGACCCACCTGATGGGTGATCGTCGATCTACAGTGGAGG ATGGACACAATGTCGGGAACACCTCAGAGAGACGTCTTACTTCACCTCCAGATTGTAATGCAGAAGGTAATGGCATCACACAATATTCTCCTGGAGGAAACTCCATTACTGGAAATACACATCACAGACTTTACCATGGAACACCAGCCCCCTCTACTAGTGACAAATCTCTTCCTACATCAACCACTGTTACCCTGAATACCGAGCCACAATATGACCGTGTGGATAGAGCAACTGATCTCTGTTCTGAGGAACCTTCCGACAGATCGCATCCTTTTACTCTATCTCTCCACCCAAGCTGTCAGACTTCTGATACACCCAAAAATCTGCTTAATTGTGATGGACCTTCCTGTACGTTACACACTGTTACAGAGAACTTTAAAAAGGGATTATCTTGTCCTGAAGGCAGATACAATTCCAACCATGATCCACATCTGAGAAGGCACACAGGGGATCCACCTTtcacatgttcagagtgtgggaaatgtttcactcgAAAATCCAACCTTTTGAAGCACACGATAAGTCACACAAGCGAGCACTCCTATTTGTGTttggagtgtgggaaaggttttaacTGTAAAGGAACCCTTCAGATACACAAGAAAATTCACACAGAAGTGCGCCCATTCTTATGTGTAGAGTGCGGGAAATGCTTCACTGAGAAAGCCCACCTTACTAGACACCAAAGAAAGCACACGGGGGAGCGTCCTTTTctgtgtccagagtgtgggaaaggtttcagtCAAAAAGTACATCTTCTTACGCACCACAGAATTCACACCGGCGAGAGACCTTTtgcatgttcagagtgtgagaaaaAGTTTTCAGACAAACGAAATCTAAATCGGCATCTAAAAGAGATCCATCACAGATATTAG